The proteins below come from a single Methyloprofundus sedimenti genomic window:
- a CDS encoding class I SAM-dependent methyltransferase, giving the protein MAKTPLIEEGLVVGTGSDKYETKNPLAQYLLRQFDKSIAELVNLARPDSILEVGCGEGHVTDILLKNSTANIQALDISQTIVDIARDAIDSTRVDFQQFNIYDLAEKDIADLVVCCEVLEHLETPETGLLRLAEKAAPYAIISVPREPLWRLLNFMRGAHVSNLGNSPGHIQHWSQKAFIQFVETQFEIVSVKAPLPWTVLLLKSRQFNNS; this is encoded by the coding sequence ATGGCAAAAACACCCCTTATTGAAGAGGGCCTGGTTGTGGGAACCGGCTCGGATAAATACGAAACTAAAAACCCTTTAGCACAATACCTTTTGCGTCAATTTGATAAGAGTATTGCCGAGCTGGTCAATTTGGCCAGGCCCGATTCAATTTTAGAAGTCGGTTGCGGGGAAGGGCATGTAACGGATATTTTATTAAAAAATTCTACAGCAAATATTCAGGCACTGGATATTTCTCAAACTATTGTTGATATTGCCAGGGACGCAATTGATTCAACTCGCGTTGATTTTCAGCAATTTAATATTTATGATCTGGCAGAGAAAGATATCGCCGATTTAGTGGTTTGTTGTGAGGTTTTAGAGCATTTAGAAACCCCGGAAACGGGTTTATTAAGGCTTGCTGAGAAAGCGGCGCCTTATGCCATTATCAGTGTTCCTCGCGAGCCGTTGTGGCGTCTGTTAAACTTTATGCGTGGTGCACATGTAAGCAACTTAGGGAATAGCCCCGGGCATATACAGCACTGGTCACAAAAAGCATTTATACAATTTGTCGAAACGCAGTTTGAAATTGTCAGCGTCAAAGCACCACTACCGTGGACGGTATTGTTGCTTAAATCCAGACAATTTAATAATTCCTGA